The DNA sequence TTAACGAAAGTTTTTATGAATGTTATCATCTAGGAACAGATCATATTTTACAATTCTTctgaaaaaatatacaatatcaTGCAAATGATATGGTGTTGTTTGATGATCCAAAATTAGTATTGTTTTATAACATCAAGTTACTACTTAAACTACTAGACTTCGTTTTCCAAGAGTGGCAACAGTGAATCTGGCTAGCAAAAAATGTCAGTAACTGAAGCAACTAACCAAGAAAACTTCATCTCCTGTTGCATATTTTCCAGCAAATTTCTCCAAAAGCTTCTCCAGAGCTGCACTCAattaggaaaaataattaggtTTTGCTCTGCAAACCAGAAATGCTGTTAAAGCTGCCGGATGCTGCTGAGATTGTCAAATACTGCTAAATCTAGacatttatatactatttCGGATACTATTATCATAAAAAGATTCAAACTCTAGCATTTGTTGTCATTAGCATAGGACATTTGGATCACGAAAATAAGAAACTGAAAACCCCTAGAATGGTATTACAATGGGATATTCACCACAGTTTTTACCAATACTTTCTTCAAAGCAAAAACATAACCTGAGTCTCTTTAATGTATACCAAGCTTGTGTGGCTTTTTTGGTATTGGAGAGAGTTTCAAGACCACTAAATTTTGTACACGAGTAGTTAAAGccaaattttctaaaattacaCATAAATGTCAAAGCTTACCAGAAAACCCATGTTTAATATGATGCTGAACCCAAGAAAGCATCTCATCAGCTCCAAGTTTATCTTTAACATACCtctgttttattaaaaataatcagGTGGATATCTTCTTTGTTCATATAATACAACAATCACATGTACATGTTATTGCTGATTTCCACTCTTTTAAATTGAAAGGGTTATTAAATGCTTACAATGATGGGTATATTCTGGTAAGGTTGTATGCTTGCAAAAACAATATTTGCCGCCTATAATGAGTAAGCAACAGGGATAGTTAGAACCAAGAACAGATATAGcaacaatttcaaataatgatTAAAGTAAAGAAGTTAGTTCATTTAACGAAAAGCACATAGGTTGGTGAATACTTAAAGCAGCAGCATACCACCAATAGGATTCGATTGCATTCCACAGATAAATACAATCTGTTCATCGCGCGCATATCACCGTATGGTAGTAAatactctttctatttttggttaataGACGTATACAATCAATCTTTGTTGGATGATTTTCTGATATTTACTTCTACTGTATATTTGTTCTCTAGATTGAGATAAGCGCACTCAATTGGTTATGAGGAGTGATCAGCTGCTTTAGAAAAAATTGGGAACATCAGTACCATTCAGATAGCTTTAAAAtaactactataatttaaatctaTAATTCTATAAGCATTTCTTTCAAGCTAAGAAGGCAACTGATTTATTGGCTATTGCATTTAGTTTGTAAATAGGTCTCAGCGAAGTTATCCTTGTCCTTGTTCCAGCAGTAACTCTCAAGCTAAGAAGGCAACTGATTTATTGCATTTAGTATATCTAACTTCAAGCAGTCGTGAATTATaactctcacacacacatacttTCATAACTGTAGCTGTGTAGCAACCTTCAATCATTCAATTGGGTGGTTATATTTCATCCCAAACTGAACAGACTCTGTAGCAGCCCAGTTTTCCTATGTAGATGagaactttttttctcttcctcttaCTTTCTACCCCACCTATCCTCACAGTCTTAGCAACCAGTGTAGACGAAGTTTTTGCATTTGACATAGAAATACAAAACGAAGTCGCATATTAAGTTATCCTATGAGACAAGTCTTTGCAGGGTATTgaaatgcaaaataatttttctcagAAACAAACAATCTTCCGATGTTGATCCTATTCAAGTACTAAtgataattcaaaagataaaggaTCATATTTGGAAAACATTTATCACCTGGTAATTCAGGGCCTTCAGCTCCAGATCCCGGGGTAACAACGGACGTTGAGGATACCTCTCCTCCAGATACTGCATATCAGATAATACAAACAATTAATCGACATAGAAGGCATAGTAAGCGCTGCTAGTGTAATCTTAAACCGAGAAACTTGCCAATAAAATTGCAAGGGAGTCTGAAACAACAGTATCTCCATCGACAAGCACAGGCACCAATCCAAGCGGATTAAGCTTCAAAAACTCTAATAagttcaaacaaaatatatgtcATAGTATTTTGCATCCTAAAATCCATGGAAATGTGAAATTAGAGCAAACATTAACATAGCAAGTGAAAAGCAAACACTAACTAACCAGGAGACTTCTGTTCTCCTTTGAGCAAGTTAATCGCTATGTACTCGTAGTCCAGCCCTGTTAATTTGTCAAGACaccaataattaatcatatattgataaattaggtgaaaattttgagtaaCTACTGGATGAATGAATTACCCTTGAGATTGAGAGCAATTCGAACACGGCAGGAGCAAGAGCTCCGCCAATAAGAGAAAAGCTTCAGCTTGTTCGGCTCAGCAATGGCGTGGGTAGCCTGGTTAACAGTGATTGTGTACAAAACATCAAAGAATATACATAGGTTTTCTGATTAATAAAAAGAGCATCTTTACCATGGTCGCACTGAATATCGACGATGAAAAATTCTTAGCTTCACTCAATTTGAAATtgccgaagaagaagattagATAATGCCGACTGCCGACTGCCgataactactactactactcttTTGTCgttttaaaattctatttgATTCTATTAgaaaaatgttgaaaaaaGTTTAAGAGATATACTtctatttatcaatttattaaaaataaaataaaaaagtaaatcaatttcaaatcatgAATGTTTATTTTTCGGCGCtaggaattttaaaaaatatcaccacacttttaagaaaaataaaagctataatcacaaaaatgttttattttgactCTTAATAATCTATTAAAGAcatggtatttttttttctctactattttagatttaagattaataaattctagttttcaaaaatgaagaaattttaaattattccataattaatcaatatgtcacttaaatttgaataattttctttcaaattaattctATACTTGTGTGTTAGGTGACTTATGGATGATCTTACATTCAAAAttacgttttttttttgaaagattGAAATCTATGAAAATTGCAAACAATGAAGTACTAtgtgaattaaaaatcatgtgaaaatcatataacataaatattattataaaatatcttttaaattatattttttttccgttAATACTTCAGATTTTTCTGCTTatttgcatttcattttcattcgcTCATTCGCTTCTGTCAGTGtatagaaaagataaataagtGGGTATGAGTTTCTTTGATAATCTATTCTTTTAGAAAcaaatgataatatattttcaaattgggagcttcaacacaaaaacatACACTATCACACTTGAATATAACAAGGGATGATTACATTCACATTGACTATTTGgctagaaaattataaaaataaataagtaggGCACACAAATTTGACACTAATAACAAGCTACGGCGACACCtgatattttccttttcttgccTTACCGATCATATTTGCTGCAGTGATCAGTTTATAGCTAGaatgtcccatttcacttagCTTACCAAATCTTTCTTCATAGAAATCCCAAATTTCTGACCTGATAAAAATGGAAgttcccaaaaaaatttagatcTCCAGCTAAATGGGACAATGTGCAAGTTGAAACAACATACCAGAAAGCTAGGAACTGAAATGGTGCATATTTTCCATAGATGTTTTCAAGATCTTGTTGAATTGTTTTAGCCGAGGAGCTCTTTGCATGGACCTGTTTAGAACAATTAAAAGATTGCATGTATaacaaaaagaattaaaaatatagatataccTGTTTCAAATGCCTCATAGTTTCTGAATCTGCTGGAATTACATGGTAGAAGCCCATGCACATTAGAACATTAGCACATGTGAATGGCCCGAAACCATCAATCTCTCTCAGCTTCTCGGCCAACTTATCATATTCAGACAAGCTCAATGTACCACCCTCACATTCTAGTTCTCTCAATTGAATTCTGCCTTCAACGACACCCTGAGCAAGCTTTATCACACGGCCTGCCCTGTAACCGAGACCACATCGCTTAGCCAAAAAGTTCTCATCCAATCTAGACAATTCTCTGGGGCTCGGAAAGTTCCCAACCGCGGAACTGCTATCATTTTCTGTCACTTCTGTACTCTTAAGAGAATCGTCAACTGAAGTCGTGGAAGGTTTACATTGCCCAAGGAAGTCGCCCCCTGTCTCCTCCGACACGAAGATTGGACTTTCCAATAGTACAGCTGTACTAATTTTCATCTCAGATTCTTCATCTCCTAATATTTTGGCATATTTTTTTGCTAATTTTTGTAGGCACTTGCGAGGCTTTCTCTTTGATTCTTTTCCACAAGGTGTTTCTGGAGCAAAAGACTTAATATTGTTTGATTGACAGCTCGAAATTATTCCATTTTCCGTATTTGATGCTCCAGGTGACTGATGCTGCAATTCTGCTTGAAGGTCGCATAGTGCTTGGGCCATGCTCAGAGTTCTCGGCCACCTGAAAAGGTAATGAAGAATACAGTTACCATTGGCTAAAACACCGACACCAACCAAAAGATAGAACTTTAAGAACCAAAACGATGATACTGAAGAGAGATGCTTATTTTTCAGTAATAGAAACACGCCAATTGCTTCGTGTGACTGAAAATATCTGAAAAGTCATCACACATGAGTTCAGCCTTCAGATTGAAGTAGTCCACTTGTCTTGTTATTGCATTTTTACTCAAAAATTCTCTCTGCTTCTACTATTTCTACTAGTAATTCATGcatatatacacatacatcattaaaaagaaaagttggttcaCTCACTGGCAATTGCACAGGAGAATACACTTGACCATGTCCTCAAACAATGTAGGCGATCGGAACACTCTCCCGAATCCACTCCCTTTTGCTTGCTCATGCATATTATGGAACTCAATCACCCTCTTATGTTCTTCATCTGATAATCTCAGCATCCTTCTAACTTGACTCTACAACATACAAGCAAACTCgtaaaatgaaatcaaatcaaaatgttACAGCTGAGTTAACAACAAACATGACGAAACAGAAATAACAATCAAGTTGCACAAAAGCAAAGGCTTGAATTGAATTGATCAAGTTGCTCAAAAGCAAAGGCTTGCACAatacacacaacacaaaattgaatttattaaagttttaatttgacAATAACCGCTTTACTTTACACATTTAGTAAactaaattaatcaaatattcaTTCCTCAAATTCGAAGTTTGTAAAAGAGTAGCAATTAAATAGATAAGATGATAATAAAAGAGAAGAGGAATCACCATTAACGATTGCTGCTGGTGAAGGGTGAGGGTGTCGGTTCCGAAAACGCGGAGATGAAGCGCGTGGGGCGAGTGGGGAGGGTGGGAAACGTGAACCGTGACGGAGGTTtggtcgtcgtcgtcgtcgtcgagATTAAGGCGGAGTGGGCGTGTGAGGGTTTTGGAAAGAGGGTCCCAGTGGTTGGGCGCCATCATGAATAGGCCATGGCTACACACAGCTTTTTCTAGGATGAAATTCCACGCTGCGTCACCGAGCTCAAGCTCCACCAACACGCCGCCATCATCTCCCCCTTTCATTTTACGGCAATAAACGCAGAAAAAAGTTAAGATGATGCAGTATTGGAAAATTACTTCTTAAAGAGATgatgtttttaataatagtacaaTAATATACAGTATACTCTGTTATATGGAAATagactaattaaaaattacacaagttttaataaggaataattaataaaataagatagaaaaggaaaaattagttaaataatCTAATGGATAGTGGAACCTAGAAATAAAATGGtaatagtaaaagaaaaggagaaaaagtttttataaaaaaaactatttttatggaatagaagaaatagaaaattcGACCTATTTCTATGAAACGGAAGGAATAAGATAGTACTAGTTGATTAGTGTGGTATGCATTTGAATTTTGGTACTATATGTTAGGTGAAAATGTGAATCGTGATCTAGGACATCTtgaacccaaaaaaaatggtCAAATTGAACATGCTTTTGTTGATAATTATGATATGTATCTGATATTTTGTAAATGTATTTGGTAAACGTATGTAATACGATCATGAATGATGTACATCAGATTCCAAGTTTATTTAGGggatgttattttgtttgatatggGTAGCTGAGAATTAAATATAGACAAAACTTAGTACTATCGAGTCATGATATATGCTGATGGTTTATGATATTCATTGTTGTccaaataaatcaagaaatggaacgatcaattttttttaatatttttattgaattagtCAAGTGTGTTGTATGACCATAATACCCCCATTTGAGCCTCATTTATTGGGGGAACACCAATATCAGAGGGTAAAATTAGGAATGTGAGCCTCATTTCTTGACACACTACTCAATGCGAAATAAGAACCACCCAAAGACTGAGATTTGTTTTAGGGGTATTCCACCACTAAATGCCTAGTTTTACAACTCGGGCTCCTCATAAATTAGTCTTGAAACCTGAACACTCATTAAACCCAAGAATTAGCCCAATTTCTTAAGGACTTGAGTCGGCAGACACAGATGACTGCCGTGATCATGGCTTGCATGATATGTGATAGTCGTGCTTATTCGAAGCTTCGCAATGGCAGATGAGACCCAAAATTTGAAGATGGAGCTCGGAGTTCAGATAAAGCATTCAGGCCAAGATAACAACTTAAGGGGACTTTATCAAGCAGTGTGACATCATGCCATATAGAATTCTAAAGTTCTCATTAGTCAAACATACATGAAAACAAGGATGAAACTCTACGCCAAAGATTTGTAGCTCAATAATAGCCTATTGTAACGTATTTTGCCTAATTCGGTGATTGACTTCAAACAAGTTTCAACACCACTAAGTATGGCAAGTTATTTGCTGATCAGAGGCTACAGTCTGAtcataaaagaaataagatgTCTAAAATTTCATGTGCTAACATTGTGGGTAATAGTATGTACAAAGTCTGATTTGGCCCATGCAATCAATTTGACTAGTA is a window from the Salvia hispanica cultivar TCC Black 2014 chromosome 1, UniMelb_Shisp_WGS_1.0, whole genome shotgun sequence genome containing:
- the LOC125202178 gene encoding glutathione S-transferase 2-like; the encoded protein is MATHAIAEPNKLKLFSYWRSSCSCRVRIALNLKGLDYEYIAINLLKGEQKSPEFLKLNPLGLVPVLVDGDTVVSDSLAILLYLEERYPQRPLLPRDLELKALNYQAANIVFASIQPYQNIPIIRYVKDKLGADEMLSWVQHHIKHGFSALEKLLEKFAGKYATGDEVFLADLYLAPQIDGAVKRFSVDMNEFPLLSKFNEAYKQLPAFQDAMPGKQIDTPPEARD
- the LOC125206450 gene encoding uncharacterized protein LOC125206450 — protein: MKGGDDGGVLVELELGDAAWNFILEKAVCSHGLFMMAPNHWDPLSKTLTRPLRLNLDDDDDDQTSVTVHVSHPPHSPHALHLRVFGTDTLTLHQQQSLMSQVRRMLRLSDEEHKRVIEFHNMHEQAKGSGFGRVFRSPTLFEDMVKCILLCNCQWPRTLSMAQALCDLQAELQHQSPGASNTENGIISSCQSNNIKSFAPETPCGKESKRKPRKCLQKLAKKYAKILGDEESEMKISTAVLLESPIFVSEETGGDFLGQCKPSTTSVDDSLKSTEVTENDSSSAVGNFPSPRELSRLDENFLAKRCGLGYRAGRVIKLAQGVVEGRIQLRELECEGGTLSLSEYDKLAEKLREIDGFGPFTCANVLMCMGFYHVIPADSETMRHLKQVHAKSSSAKTIQQDLENIYGKYAPFQFLAFWSEIWDFYEERFGKLSEMGHSSYKLITAANMIGKARKGKYQVSP